Proteins encoded by one window of Lates calcarifer isolate ASB-BC8 linkage group LG7_1, TLL_Latcal_v3, whole genome shotgun sequence:
- the LOC108895775 gene encoding adhesion G protein-coupled receptor F5 isoform X19 has product MALPKAVGYMIVLLAIYYSLENQGYRQSLGAFFEELMGTKASPIHTREKRQAASNSSDYVLQVVINISDLDRLRDVLSQLPLPLPINSTVQITTIKATTVCQSNTTGYQCRCEENFAWSYNNCISHGACDTISGDTCGCINALPADGQFCQLNTSLPVTTPPTPSPTSPNDPVDIDLVVDLRIPASSMLSNLNLFRDTLRNFSFPLTITPTVVLVDLNFTTVCYPNSTGGLWCQCEAQFAWSCDKCNTYGACNNTTSHTCDCINGLPSDGGFCEPITNVTLCPTPSPEITTTTPMMTTTTPMMTTTTPAMTTTTMPPPPSDPVDIDLVVDLRIPASSVLSNLNLFRDTLRNFSFPLTITPTVVLVDLNFTTVCYPNSTGGLRCQCEAQFAWSCDKCNTYGACSNTTSHTCDCINGLPSDGGFCEPITNVTLCPTPSPEITTTTPMMTTTTPMMTTTTPAMTTTTPMMTTTTPMMTTTTPMMTTTTPAMTTTTMPPPPSEEDIDLVIDLRIPASSMLSNFNIFRDTLRNFSFPLTITPSLKLTGVNFTTGCSPNSTGGLRCECEEQFAWSCDKCNTYGACNNTTSHTCDCINGLPSDGGFCEPITSVTLCEPNPANITTPPPSTTATTPMPTTTTTPMPTTTTTPMPTNTTTPMTTNTTTPVTTTTPMPTTTTTPMPTNTTTPMTTTTPMPTTTTTPMPTITTTPMTTTTTTPMTTTPPPITTTVAPPTTAIEERRLSFTMERDFDPAYNQTSNEVYQDTNNAIQKQSKKYIKNLHSVTLSGFRRGSTIADYTVRAPAFQEGEIEALEIGVFEQMAEKYSMIYDSLVSLPFTQPFFGTSVTIPCGPAPSFLNFSGSFTAEWRHNDKLILKDSEYSFKQDKEKAYLTVSRFFSTNNGEYECRLKGKNTFRQKSNRVFTFKEPPVIRIEPVKKKVRCVVGKTVKLDCSVNSPYKVEFKDISAAGTGSTISYTYTIAVCGAEQKVMTFTCQGTNLTEVKGEITITLVSSTEAFDCDEEAFGVGKVGDEAEASCKPNEEGERIAVCQKNGKWDIVDDSCILKPIKELLNQSESLTPTSLPVFLGELSEVTVNLTKEVVESPNNINAIVAILSNVANTTSSLEISITKASMEDILITAGVLTIDGAKDSWDTLNTKDTERQTNSSVTRSSIPELESVSSSLLQSLEVVTSNLNNNSFEIVTPSILLNKTTFTDTFNADFNASVEIDIPEDDGITKAITVITFSSMDNVLPARDEANSSVNVINGRVILVQTSGTINNISFAFDVINDTLNNPQCVFWNFSLFDGLGGWDNEGCELITNVNETVTCNCNHLTSFSILMSPYALNIPALDYITYIGVGISMASLVICLIIEAVIWRKIRKNNTSYLRHVSIVNIAVSLLIANIWFIIGAAISDAEKKNQPACTAATFFIHFFYLALFFWMLASALLLLYRTVSVFDGGLSKNSMLAIGFSLGYGAPLLIAVITIAVTAPSEEYIRGTGVCWLNWYESKALLAFVIPALMIVLINLIILCVVIYKMLRRRAVGGAAQAAERHVLVVIARSLAVLTPFFGITWGLGVGTMTSPKNVGIHATFALFNSLQGFFILVFGTLLDKKVRSEITIKSQTSGTGTRSTSAGTSSSSGLGFFRNWRRGRDGYNMSSSESGASHSFTNT; this is encoded by the exons ATGGCATTACCAAAGGCAGTTGGATATATGATTGTTCTTCTGGCTATATACTACAGTCTGGAGAATCAGGGATACAGACAGTCTCTGGGTGCATTCTTTGAG GAATTGATGGGAACAAAAGCATCACCGATTCATAccagagaaaaaagacaag CTGCCTCAAATTCCTCCGATTATGTACTTCAAGTTGTTATAAACATCTCTGACCTGGACCGTCTCAGAGATGTTTTGAGCCAACTCCCTCTTCCTTTACCGATCAACAGCACTGTTCAGATTACCACCATCAAAGCCACAACAG TGTGTCAGTCAAATACGACTGGATAccagtgcagatgtgaggaGAACTTTGCTTGGTCATATAACAACTGCATTAGCCACGGGGCCTGTGATACCATCAGTGGTGACACATGTGGATGCATTAATGCCCTTCCAGCTGATGGCCAGTTCTGCCAGCTAAACACCAGTCTACCAG tgacaacTCCACCAACGCCATCACCTACATCTCCAAATG ATCCAGTGGACATTGATTTAGTCGTTGACTTGCGCATCCCAGCCTCCAGCATGTTATCAAATTTGAACCTATTTAGGGACACACTGAGAAATTTCAGCTTCCCTCTAACCATCACTCCAACTGTGGTACTAGTAGACTTAAATTTCACAACAG tgTGCTATCCAAACTCAACTGGAGGTCTGTGGTGTCAGTGTGAGGCGCAGTTTGCTTGGTCATGTGACAAGTGTAACACCTATGGTGCGTGCAATAACACCACCTCACACACCTGTGATTGCATCAATGGACTGCCTTCTGATGGAGGGTTCTGTGAACCAATCACAA ATGTCACACTGTGTCCAACCCCAAGTCCTG AGATTACAACAACTACACCAATGATGACGACAACTACACCAATGATGACGACAACTACACCAGCGATGACAACAACAACGATGCCACCACCACCAAGCG ATCCAGTGGACATTGATTTAGTCGTTGACTTGCGCATCCCAGCCTCCAGCGTGTTATCAAATTTGAACCTATTTAGGGACACACTGAGAAATTTCAGCTTCCCTCTCACCATCACTCCAACTGTGGTACTAGTAGACTTAAATTTCACAACAG tgTGCTATCCAAACTCAACTGGAGGTCTGCGGTGTCAGTGTGAGGCGCAGTTTGCTTGGTCATGTGACAAGTGTAACACCTATGGTGCGTGCAGTAACACCACCTCACACACCTGTGATTGCATCAATGGACTGCCTTCTGATGGAGGGTTCTGTGAACCAATCACAA ATGTCACACTGTGTCCAACCCCAAGTCCTG AGATTACAACAACTACACCAATGATGACGACAACTACACCAATGATGACGACAACTACACCAGCGATGACAACAAC TACACCAATGATGACGACAACTACACCAATGATGACGACAACTACACCAATGATGACGACAACTACACCAGCGATGACAACAACAACGATGCCACCACCACCAAGCG AGGAGGACATCGATTTAGTCATTGACTTGCGCATCCCAGCCTCCAGCATGTTATCAAATTTTAACATATTTAGGGACACACTGAGAAATTTCAGCTTCCCCCTCACCATCACTCCATCTCTAAAATTAACAGGTGTAAATTTCACTACAG GGTGTTCTCCAAACTCAACTGGAGGTCTGCGGTGTGAGTGTGAGGAGCAGTTTGCTTGGTCATGTGACAAGTGTAACACCTATGGTGCGTGCAATAACACCACCTCACACACCTGTGATTGCATCAATGGACTGCCTTCTGATGGAGGGTTCTGTGAACCAATCACAA GTGTCACTCTGTGTGAACCAAATCCTG CGAATAtaacaacaccaccaccaagtACGACAGCGACAACGCCAATgccaacaactacaacaacaccaatgccaacaactacaacaacaccaatgccaacaaatacaacaacaccaatgacaacaaatacaacaacaccagtgacaacaacaacaccaatgccaacaactacaacaacaccaatgccaacaaatacaacaacaccaatgacaacaacaacgCCAATgccaacaactacaacaacaccaaTGCCAACAATTACAACAACACCAAtgacaacaactacaacaacaccaatgacaacaacaccaccaccaataacaacaacagtggCACCACCAACAACAGCAATCG aggagaggaggttgTCGTTTACCATGGAGAGAGACTTTGATCCTGCATACAATCAAACAAGCAATGAAGTTTATCAAGACACTAATAATGCT ATTCAAAAACAAAGTAAGAAGTACATCAAAAATCTGCATTCAGTAACGTTAAGTGGATTCAG GAGAGGAAGTACAATTGCTGATTATACTGTCAGGGCACCTGCTTTTCAAGAAGGAGAGATTGAAGCACTTGAAATTGGGGTATTTGAACAAATGGCTGAAAAGTATTCTATGATATATGACA GCCTTGTTTCCTTACCATTTACACAACCTTTTTTCGGAACAAGTGTGACTATTCCTTGTGGTCCCGCACCATCATTTCTCAATTTTAGTGGCAGCTTCACTGCAGAGTGGAGACATAATGACAAGTTGATACTTAAGGACAGTGAATACAGCtttaaacaagacaaagaaaaagcataTTTAACCGTGTCAAGGTTTTTCAGCACTAACAATG gaGAATATGAATGTAGGCTGAAAGGCAAAAACACTTTCAGACAGAAATCCAACAGAGTGTTCACCTTCAAAGAGCCACCCGTGATCCGAATAgaaccagtaaaaaaaaaagttcgCTGTGTGGTTGGAAAGACTGTGAAATTGGATTGCTCTGTCAACAGCCCCTACAAGGTTGAGTTTAAAGACATCTCTGCTGCAG GCACAGGGAGCACAATCAGCTATACATATACAATTGCTGTCTGTGGAGCTGAGCAGAAAGTGATGACGTTTACTTGTCAGGGGACAAACTTAACAGAAGTTAAAGgtgaaataacaataacactggTGTCATCCACTGAAG CTTTTGACTGTGATGAAGAAGCATTTGGTGTTGGAAAGGTTGGTGACGAGGCTGAAGCTTCCTGCAAACCAAACGAGGAGGGAGAAAGGATAgcagtttgtcagaaaaatgGCAAATGGGACATTGTAGACGACAGCTGCATCCTAAAACCAATTAAGGAGCTGCTTAACCAGTCTGAG TCCTTAACACCTACTTCACTGCCAGTTTTCTTGGGAGAACTCAGCGAAGTCACTGTCAACCTGACCAAGGAAGTGGTTGAATCTCCTAACAACATTAATGCCATTGTTGCTATACTCAGCAATGTAGCAAATACAACATCATCTTTAGAGATCTCAATAACTAAAGCTTCAATGGAG GATATCCTAATAACTGCAGGTGTCCTCACCATAGATGGGGCAAAGGATTCATGGGACACTCTAAACACCAaagatacagagagacagacaaacagctcaGTAACAAGAAGTAGCATCCCTGAACTTGAAAGTGTCAGCTCATCATTGTTGCAGTCTCTTGAGGTTGTCACAAGTAACCTTAACAATAACTCCTTTGAGATCGTGACACCTTCCATTCTCTTGAACAAAACtacattcacagacacattcaATGCTGACTTTAATGCTTCAGTGGAGATCGACATACCAGAAGATGATGGAATAACTAAAGCAATTACTGTGATAACGTTTTCCTCAATGGATAACGTACTCCCTGCAAGAGACGAAGCCAATTCATCCGTCAATGTCATCAATGGGAGAGTCATACTTGTTCAGACGAGTGGCACCATCAATAATATTTCCTTTGCATTCGATGTTATAAACGATACTCTGAATAAccctcagtgtgttttctggaACTTCAGCCTCTTCGATGGTCTGGGGGGATGGGACAATGAGGGCTGCGAGTTGATAACAAACGTAAATGAAACCGTCACCTGCAACTGCAACCATCTGACCTCATTCTCTATCCTTATGTCACCCTACGCACTAAATATCCCTGCGTTGGATTACATAACCTACATTGGAGTTGGCATATCCATGGCTTCCTTGGTTATATGCCTCATCATTGAAGCTGTCATatggagaaaaataagaaagaacAACACATCTTACTTGCGTCATGTTTCCATTGTTAACATTGCTGTATCTCTCCTGATTGCAAACATTTGGTTTATTATTGGGGCAGCCATCTCAGACgcagagaagaaaaaccaaCCAGCTTGCACTGCAGCCACGTTTTTTATCCATTTTTTCTATCTAGCCCTGTTTTTCTGGATGTTAGCCTCAGCTTTGCTGTTACTCTACCGCACAGTCAGTGTCTTCGATGGGGGTTTGTCTAAAAACTCTATGCTGGCTATTGGATTCTCTCTGGGCTATGGTGCACCTCTCCTCATTGCAGTCATAACAATAGCTGTGACTGCACCCAGTGAAGAGTACATCAGAGGAACTGGGGTCTGCTGGCTCAACTGGTACGAGTCCAAAGCTCTACTGGCATTTGTAATCCCTGCACTGATGATAGTGCTGATAAACCTGATCATCCTATGTGTAGTGATATACAAAATGTTGAGGCGAAGGGCAGTGGGAGGCGCTGCACAAGCAGCTGAAAGGCACGTTCTAGTAGTTATTGCTAGGAGTTTGGCTGTCCTCACACCATTTTTTGGAATAACTTGGGGCCTGGGAGTTGGAACTATGACCAGTCCAAAAAATGTAGGAATCCATGCTACATTTGCCCTCTTCAATTCACTGCAG GGTTTCTTCATATTGGTGTTTGGAACGCTCTTGGACAAAAAA GTGCGGTCAGAAATAACAATAAAGTCACAAACATCGGGAACTGGGACGAGG AGCACCAGCGCAGGAACATCATCGTCAAGTGGATTGGGTTTTTTCCGGAactggagaagaggaagag
- the LOC108895775 gene encoding adhesion G protein-coupled receptor F5 isoform X2, producing the protein MALPKAVGYMIVLLAIYYSLENQGYRQSLGAFFEELMGTKASPIHTREKRQAASNSSDYVLQVVINISDLDRLRDVLSQLPLPLPINSTVQITTIKATTVCQSNTTGYQCRCEENFAWSYNNCISHGACDTISGDTCGCINALPADGQFCQLNTSLPVTTPPTPSPTSPNDPVDIDLVVDLRIPASSMLSNLNLFRDTLRNFSFPLTITPTVVLVDLNFTTVCYPNSTGGLWCQCEAQFAWSCDKCNTYGACNNTTSHTCDCINGLPSDGGFCEPITNVTLCPTPSPEITTTTPMMTTTTPMMTTTTPAMTTTTMPPPPSDPVDIDLVVDLRIPASSVLSNLNLFRDTLRNFSFPLTITPTVVLVDLNFTTVCYPNSTGGLRCQCEAQFAWSCDKCNTYGACSNTTSHTCDCINGLPSDGGFCEPITNVTLCPTPSPEITTTTPMMTTTTPMMTTTTPAMTTTTPMMTTTTPMMTTTTPMMTTTTPAMTTTTMPPPPSDPVDIDLVVDLRIPASSVLSNLNLFRDTLRNFSFPLTITPTVVLVDFNFTTVCYPNSTGGLRCQCEAQFAWSCDKCNTYGACSNTTSHTCDCINGLPSDGGFCEPITNVTLCPTPSPEITTTTPMMTTTTPMMTTTTPAMTTTTMPPPPSEEDIDLVIDLRIPASSMLSNFNIFRDTLRNFSFPLTITPSLKLTGVNFTTGCSPNSTGGLRCECEEQFAWSCDKCNTYGACNNTTSHTCDCINGLPSDGGFCEPITSVTLCEPNPANITTPPPSTTATTPMPTTTTTPMPTTTTTPMPTNTTTPMTTNTTTPVTTTTPMPTTTTTPMPTNTTTPMTTTTPMPTTTTTPMPTITTTPMTTTTTTPMTTTPPPITTTVAPPTTAIEERRLSFTMERDFDPAYNQTSNEVYQDTNNAIQKQSKKYIKNLHSVTLSGFRRGSTIADYTVRAPAFQEGEIEALEIGVFEQMAEKYSMIYDSLVSLPFTQPFFGTSVTIPCGPAPSFLNFSGSFTAEWRHNDKLILKDSEYSFKQDKEKAYLTVSRFFSTNNGEYECRLKGKNTFRQKSNRVFTFKEPPVIRIEPVKKKVRCVVGKTVKLDCSVNSPYKVEFKDISAAGTGSTISYTYTIAVCGAEQKVMTFTCQGTNLTEVKGEITITLVSSTEAFDCDEEAFGVGKVGDEAEASCKPNEEGERIAVCQKNGKWDIVDDSCILKPIKELLNQSESLTPTSLPVFLGELSEVTVNLTKEVVESPNNINAIVAILSNVANTTSSLEISITKASMEDILITAGVLTIDGAKDSWDTLNTKDTERQTNSSVTRSSIPELESVSSSLLQSLEVVTSNLNNNSFEIVTPSILLNKTTFTDTFNADFNASVEIDIPEDDGITKAITVITFSSMDNVLPARDEANSSVNVINGRVILVQTSGTINNISFAFDVINDTLNNPQCVFWNFSLFDGLGGWDNEGCELITNVNETVTCNCNHLTSFSILMSPYALNIPALDYITYIGVGISMASLVICLIIEAVIWRKIRKNNTSYLRHVSIVNIAVSLLIANIWFIIGAAISDAEKKNQPACTAATFFIHFFYLALFFWMLASALLLLYRTVSVFDGGLSKNSMLAIGFSLGYGAPLLIAVITIAVTAPSEEYIRGTGVCWLNWYESKALLAFVIPALMIVLINLIILCVVIYKMLRRRAVGGAAQAAERHVLVVIARSLAVLTPFFGITWGLGVGTMTSPKNVGIHATFALFNSLQGFFILVFGTLLDKKVRSEITIKSQTSGTGTRSTSAGTSSSSGLGFFRNWRRGRDGYNMSSSESGASHSFTNT; encoded by the exons ATGGCATTACCAAAGGCAGTTGGATATATGATTGTTCTTCTGGCTATATACTACAGTCTGGAGAATCAGGGATACAGACAGTCTCTGGGTGCATTCTTTGAG GAATTGATGGGAACAAAAGCATCACCGATTCATAccagagaaaaaagacaag CTGCCTCAAATTCCTCCGATTATGTACTTCAAGTTGTTATAAACATCTCTGACCTGGACCGTCTCAGAGATGTTTTGAGCCAACTCCCTCTTCCTTTACCGATCAACAGCACTGTTCAGATTACCACCATCAAAGCCACAACAG TGTGTCAGTCAAATACGACTGGATAccagtgcagatgtgaggaGAACTTTGCTTGGTCATATAACAACTGCATTAGCCACGGGGCCTGTGATACCATCAGTGGTGACACATGTGGATGCATTAATGCCCTTCCAGCTGATGGCCAGTTCTGCCAGCTAAACACCAGTCTACCAG tgacaacTCCACCAACGCCATCACCTACATCTCCAAATG ATCCAGTGGACATTGATTTAGTCGTTGACTTGCGCATCCCAGCCTCCAGCATGTTATCAAATTTGAACCTATTTAGGGACACACTGAGAAATTTCAGCTTCCCTCTAACCATCACTCCAACTGTGGTACTAGTAGACTTAAATTTCACAACAG tgTGCTATCCAAACTCAACTGGAGGTCTGTGGTGTCAGTGTGAGGCGCAGTTTGCTTGGTCATGTGACAAGTGTAACACCTATGGTGCGTGCAATAACACCACCTCACACACCTGTGATTGCATCAATGGACTGCCTTCTGATGGAGGGTTCTGTGAACCAATCACAA ATGTCACACTGTGTCCAACCCCAAGTCCTG AGATTACAACAACTACACCAATGATGACGACAACTACACCAATGATGACGACAACTACACCAGCGATGACAACAACAACGATGCCACCACCACCAAGCG ATCCAGTGGACATTGATTTAGTCGTTGACTTGCGCATCCCAGCCTCCAGCGTGTTATCAAATTTGAACCTATTTAGGGACACACTGAGAAATTTCAGCTTCCCTCTCACCATCACTCCAACTGTGGTACTAGTAGACTTAAATTTCACAACAG tgTGCTATCCAAACTCAACTGGAGGTCTGCGGTGTCAGTGTGAGGCGCAGTTTGCTTGGTCATGTGACAAGTGTAACACCTATGGTGCGTGCAGTAACACCACCTCACACACCTGTGATTGCATCAATGGACTGCCTTCTGATGGAGGGTTCTGTGAACCAATCACAA ATGTCACACTGTGTCCAACCCCAAGTCCTG AGATTACAACAACTACACCAATGATGACGACAACTACACCAATGATGACGACAACTACACCAGCGATGACAACAAC TACACCAATGATGACGACAACTACACCAATGATGACGACAACTACACCAATGATGACGACAACTACACCAGCGATGACAACAACAACGATGCCACCACCACCAAGCG ATCCAGTGGACATTGATTTAGTCGTTGACTTGCGCATCCCAGCCTCCAGCGTGTTATCAAATTTGAACCTATTTAGGGACACACTGAGAAATTTCAGCTTCCCCCTCACCATCACTCCAACTGTGGTACTAGTAGACTTTAATTTCACAACAG tgTGCTATCCAAACTCAACTGGAGGTCTGCGGTGTCAGTGTGAGGCGCAGTTTGCTTGGTCATGTGACAAGTGTAACACCTATGGTGCGTGCAGTAACACCACCTCACACACCTGTGATTGCATCAATGGACTGCCTTCTGATGGAGGGTTCTGTGAACCAATCACAA ATGTCACACTGTGTCCAACCCCAAGTCCTG AGATTACAACAACTACACCAATGATGACGACAACTACACCAATGATGACGACAACTACACCAGCGATGACAACAACAACGATGCCACCACCACCAAGCG AGGAGGACATCGATTTAGTCATTGACTTGCGCATCCCAGCCTCCAGCATGTTATCAAATTTTAACATATTTAGGGACACACTGAGAAATTTCAGCTTCCCCCTCACCATCACTCCATCTCTAAAATTAACAGGTGTAAATTTCACTACAG GGTGTTCTCCAAACTCAACTGGAGGTCTGCGGTGTGAGTGTGAGGAGCAGTTTGCTTGGTCATGTGACAAGTGTAACACCTATGGTGCGTGCAATAACACCACCTCACACACCTGTGATTGCATCAATGGACTGCCTTCTGATGGAGGGTTCTGTGAACCAATCACAA GTGTCACTCTGTGTGAACCAAATCCTG CGAATAtaacaacaccaccaccaagtACGACAGCGACAACGCCAATgccaacaactacaacaacaccaatgccaacaactacaacaacaccaatgccaacaaatacaacaacaccaatgacaacaaatacaacaacaccagtgacaacaacaacaccaatgccaacaactacaacaacaccaatgccaacaaatacaacaacaccaatgacaacaacaacgCCAATgccaacaactacaacaacaccaaTGCCAACAATTACAACAACACCAAtgacaacaactacaacaacaccaatgacaacaacaccaccaccaataacaacaacagtggCACCACCAACAACAGCAATCG aggagaggaggttgTCGTTTACCATGGAGAGAGACTTTGATCCTGCATACAATCAAACAAGCAATGAAGTTTATCAAGACACTAATAATGCT ATTCAAAAACAAAGTAAGAAGTACATCAAAAATCTGCATTCAGTAACGTTAAGTGGATTCAG GAGAGGAAGTACAATTGCTGATTATACTGTCAGGGCACCTGCTTTTCAAGAAGGAGAGATTGAAGCACTTGAAATTGGGGTATTTGAACAAATGGCTGAAAAGTATTCTATGATATATGACA GCCTTGTTTCCTTACCATTTACACAACCTTTTTTCGGAACAAGTGTGACTATTCCTTGTGGTCCCGCACCATCATTTCTCAATTTTAGTGGCAGCTTCACTGCAGAGTGGAGACATAATGACAAGTTGATACTTAAGGACAGTGAATACAGCtttaaacaagacaaagaaaaagcataTTTAACCGTGTCAAGGTTTTTCAGCACTAACAATG gaGAATATGAATGTAGGCTGAAAGGCAAAAACACTTTCAGACAGAAATCCAACAGAGTGTTCACCTTCAAAGAGCCACCCGTGATCCGAATAgaaccagtaaaaaaaaaagttcgCTGTGTGGTTGGAAAGACTGTGAAATTGGATTGCTCTGTCAACAGCCCCTACAAGGTTGAGTTTAAAGACATCTCTGCTGCAG GCACAGGGAGCACAATCAGCTATACATATACAATTGCTGTCTGTGGAGCTGAGCAGAAAGTGATGACGTTTACTTGTCAGGGGACAAACTTAACAGAAGTTAAAGgtgaaataacaataacactggTGTCATCCACTGAAG CTTTTGACTGTGATGAAGAAGCATTTGGTGTTGGAAAGGTTGGTGACGAGGCTGAAGCTTCCTGCAAACCAAACGAGGAGGGAGAAAGGATAgcagtttgtcagaaaaatgGCAAATGGGACATTGTAGACGACAGCTGCATCCTAAAACCAATTAAGGAGCTGCTTAACCAGTCTGAG TCCTTAACACCTACTTCACTGCCAGTTTTCTTGGGAGAACTCAGCGAAGTCACTGTCAACCTGACCAAGGAAGTGGTTGAATCTCCTAACAACATTAATGCCATTGTTGCTATACTCAGCAATGTAGCAAATACAACATCATCTTTAGAGATCTCAATAACTAAAGCTTCAATGGAG GATATCCTAATAACTGCAGGTGTCCTCACCATAGATGGGGCAAAGGATTCATGGGACACTCTAAACACCAaagatacagagagacagacaaacagctcaGTAACAAGAAGTAGCATCCCTGAACTTGAAAGTGTCAGCTCATCATTGTTGCAGTCTCTTGAGGTTGTCACAAGTAACCTTAACAATAACTCCTTTGAGATCGTGACACCTTCCATTCTCTTGAACAAAACtacattcacagacacattcaATGCTGACTTTAATGCTTCAGTGGAGATCGACATACCAGAAGATGATGGAATAACTAAAGCAATTACTGTGATAACGTTTTCCTCAATGGATAACGTACTCCCTGCAAGAGACGAAGCCAATTCATCCGTCAATGTCATCAATGGGAGAGTCATACTTGTTCAGACGAGTGGCACCATCAATAATATTTCCTTTGCATTCGATGTTATAAACGATACTCTGAATAAccctcagtgtgttttctggaACTTCAGCCTCTTCGATGGTCTGGGGGGATGGGACAATGAGGGCTGCGAGTTGATAACAAACGTAAATGAAACCGTCACCTGCAACTGCAACCATCTGACCTCATTCTCTATCCTTATGTCACCCTACGCACTAAATATCCCTGCGTTGGATTACATAACCTACATTGGAGTTGGCATATCCATGGCTTCCTTGGTTATATGCCTCATCATTGAAGCTGTCATatggagaaaaataagaaagaacAACACATCTTACTTGCGTCATGTTTCCATTGTTAACATTGCTGTATCTCTCCTGATTGCAAACATTTGGTTTATTATTGGGGCAGCCATCTCAGACgcagagaagaaaaaccaaCCAGCTTGCACTGCAGCCACGTTTTTTATCCATTTTTTCTATCTAGCCCTGTTTTTCTGGATGTTAGCCTCAGCTTTGCTGTTACTCTACCGCACAGTCAGTGTCTTCGATGGGGGTTTGTCTAAAAACTCTATGCTGGCTATTGGATTCTCTCTGGGCTATGGTGCACCTCTCCTCATTGCAGTCATAACAATAGCTGTGACTGCACCCAGTGAAGAGTACATCAGAGGAACTGGGGTCTGCTGGCTCAACTGGTACGAGTCCAAAGCTCTACTGGCATTTGTAATCCCTGCACTGATGATAGTGCTGATAAACCTGATCATCCTATGTGTAGTGATATACAAAATGTTGAGGCGAAGGGCAGTGGGAGGCGCTGCACAAGCAGCTGAAAGGCACGTTCTAGTAGTTATTGCTAGGAGTTTGGCTGTCCTCACACCATTTTTTGGAATAACTTGGGGCCTGGGAGTTGGAACTATGACCAGTCCAAAAAATGTAGGAATCCATGCTACATTTGCCCTCTTCAATTCACTGCAG GGTTTCTTCATATTGGTGTTTGGAACGCTCTTGGACAAAAAA GTGCGGTCAGAAATAACAATAAAGTCACAAACATCGGGAACTGGGACGAGG AGCACCAGCGCAGGAACATCATCGTCAAGTGGATTGGGTTTTTTCCGGAactggagaagaggaagag